The following proteins are co-located in the Tetrapisispora phaffii CBS 4417 chromosome 4, complete genome genome:
- the PEA2 gene encoding Pea2p (similar to Saccharomyces cerevisiae PEA2 (YER149C); ancestral locus Anc_8.198): MIQQADIDSGKIDMKLMEKANPLLFSVGRLEEYPLEYAELKQYMTATDGNRAITPFYHQDGVAVTDRDYLDFLLYRSNDNDTEIDLDKKLTSEYALYQVQKQKKNGGLPKDLHLPMEQVLELKPKSDEWYQHMLSIMENINGIELDMALLKSMNPSTNSSSMGGVLSANHSSVALLNNMDTTISSDVNSKKVMKNRNNSVLDVMNPNESIMTIEDIQDKKQSEMLVQELTAYLISTSIKKGIDVKPPMVDDPVDFLKGAIDFITNEISQHQKVIKEARQNTIKRSKSYKSTKELETAFKDLQLAHSFLTRKFQNDREEYTKDIERLSATNRELQQKILNYHSSIIASENKVTALEKELKELRLDMINKPVNSSREDISPSSPVSASSNSITIMRNEFKKMLTETQKKHELELMAEKDSRLQLEAELARLRNDQ, encoded by the coding sequence ATGATTCAGCAAGCTGACATTGACTCCGGGAAGATTGATATGAAACTCATGGAAAAGGCTAATCCATTGCTATTTTCTGTGGGCAGACTAGAAGAATATCCCTTAGAGTATGCTGAATTGAAACAATACATGACTGCTACTGACGGCAATAGAGCAATCACCCCGTTCTATCATCAGGATGGAGTTGCTGTAACCGATAGAGATTACTTAGATTTTCTGCTGTATAGATCCAACGACAATGACACTGAGATTGATTTGGACAAGAAACTCACCAGTGAGTACGCATTGTACCAGGTCCAGAAGCAGAAAAAAAATGGTGGCTTGCCAAAGGATCTCCATTTGCCAATGGAACAAGTTTTGGAACTAAAGCCAAAAAGTGACGAATGGTACCAACACATGTTGAGCATCATGGAGAATATCAATGGTATTGAGCTGGATATGGCGCTGCTGAAATCCATGAACCCATCTACTAACTCAAGTTCAATGGGAGGCGTATTGTCTGCAAATCATTCCTCTGTTGCATTGTTAAACAATATGGACACAACGATAAGCAGTGATGTTAACTCGAAGAAAGTGATGAAGAACAGGAATAATAGTGTTCTTGATGTTATGAATCCAAACGAGAGTATTATGACCATTGAAGACATTCAAGATAAGAAACAGTCGGAAATGTTAGTGCAAGAGCTAACGGCATACCTTATCTCTACTTCGATTAAGAAAGGTATTGATGTTAAACCTCCAATGGTGGATGATCCCGTTGACTTTTTAAAGGGTGCAATCGATTTCATCACAAATGAGATTTCTCAACATCAAAAGGTAATAAAAGAAGCCAGACAGAATACCATTAAAAGGAGCAAGTCTTATAAGAGCACAAAAGAGTTGGAAACTGCTTTTAAAGACTTGCAATTAGCCCATAGTTTCCTAACAAGAAAATTCCAAAATGACCGTGAAGAATATACCAAAGATATAGAAAGATTGTCGGCTACTAATAGGGAGCTTCAGCAAAAAATCTTAAACTACCATTCTTCAATCATTGCTAGTGAGAATAAAGTAACGGCCTtggaaaaagaattaaaggAGTTGAGATTAGATATGATCAACAAGCCGGTAAATTCATCTCGTGAAGACATCTCTCCTTCATCTCCAGTGTCAGCCAGTTCCAACTCTATAACGATAATGAGGAATGAATTTAAGAAGATGCTGACAGAAACACAAAAGAAGCATGAGCTAGAATTAATGGCTGAAAAGGATTCGAGACTCCAACTCGAGGCAGAGTTGGCACGATTAAGGA
- the UBP3 gene encoding mRNA-binding ubiquitin-specific protease UBP3 (similar to Saccharomyces cerevisiae UBP3 (YER151C); ancestral locus Anc_8.202) yields MSEMDSQDNSEESYSMYPKTSSPPPPPPGPHQSGMHFSVYQPAVPMYSYPQTPYMYTGQMPSYGFNMMGQNQMMYQHNAIPQSGTSDGKKKWNHGNANGTMANGKVHHYQASQHTTSYHPHSAAGGSAKFIPSNKSNSSSSSSVNFSNPSASASFNPQLKYKFDISKSNAEEVISSTSSFPLFFNTNEKEFAEARKIRQQLRMKTLDRQESSSVVAPSEEQNDTPEEKKSIIDGSTKTEDIKESEKLKQEVNNVPEPVNDKVEKSAGSENISQETTIETDKKVEKVSQSNATATSVSASTSISTSSTSSKTISKSWSAIASNAINKSRTQATLSATSNILSSPSIASSSSSVLAATVETTAQSQVQVPQKKDKKYVPPSNVGIEPLGATALRICYDPDFIIYVLKQSEKSLPIKNIVPRGIINSANICFMSSVLQVLLSCAPFINILNVVSINSNIMKPGVNQTKLLDACIKLYSRFDKESFEAEKEKEKDNESSSKKQSSQYNAKATAISPEEFYKVLSTISKFKDLKWGHQEDAEEFLTHLLDQLHEEFISVIESLTNNEVMNLINSISDEELKIFVIKNIAQYTKAGFNKTPSPQLKALLNKYSSSIESEGDGWHEVSGSSKKGKKTKTAAKRTVEVEPSPISNLFGGQFRSVLDIPNNKESQSITLDPFQTIQLDISDKETDTIESAFKKFSEYELLPFKASSGNDVEAKKQTFIDRLPQVLLVQLKRFSFVNNEDKDNNMMNYNSINGRIEKIRKKISYGHELVIPEESLSPHSWSQTNRKYQLTGVIYHHGLSSDGGHYTADVFNKTADKWYRIDDINITELKKDDVLKGGEDGTDTRTAYILMYQKL; encoded by the coding sequence ATGTCTGAAATGGATTCACAAGATAACAGCGAGGAGTCTTACTCGATGTATCCAAAGACCTCTTCTCCACCTCCACCTCCACCAGGCCCACATCAATCCGGAATGCATTTTTCAGTTTACCAACCTGCAGTGCCTATGTACAGTTATCCACAGACACCTTATATGTACACAGGTCAAATGCCCTCTTATGGTTTCAATATGATGGGACAAAATCAGATGATGTATCAACACAACGCAATTCCACAGTCAGGAACCAGTGATGGCAAAAAGAAGTGGAACCATGGCAATGCTAATGGAACCATGGCAAATGGCAAGGTCCATCATTACCAAGCTAGTCAGCACACAACAAGCTACCATCCTCATTCTGCAGCAGGTGGAAGTGCTAAATTTATCCCAAGTAACAAAAGTAACAGTAGCAGTTCGAGTTCTGTCAATTTTAGCAATCCATCAGCCTCTGCCAGTTTTAATCCACAACTGAAATACAAATTTGATATCTCAAAGTCAAATGCAGAGGAAGTCATTAGTTCTACATCATCTTttccattattttttaatactaACGAAAAAGAATTTGCTGAAGCAAGGAAAATAAGACAGCAACTAAGAATGAAAACATTGGATAGACAAGAGAGTTCATCCGTTGTAGCTCCTTCAGAAGAACAAAATGACACTCctgaagaaaagaaatctATAATTGATGGCTCGACTAAAACTGAAGATATCAaagaaagtgaaaaattgaaacaagAAGTGAACAATGTTCCAGAACCGGTAAACGATAAGGTTGAAAAATCTGCAGGCTCCGAAAATATCTCTCAAGAAACAACTATTGAAACAGATAAGAAAGTAGAAAAGGTAAGTCAAAGTAATGCTACCGCTACATCGGTATCCGCCAGCACTAGTATTTCTACTTCCTCGACAAGTTCTAAAACCATATCAAAATCATGGTCTGCAATTGCCTCAAACGCCATTAATAAGTCAAGAACACAAGCTACTTTATCGGCTACTTCGAACATACTTTCATCGCCATCTATTGCATCGTCTTCTTCTTCCGTTTTAGCTGCAACAGTTGAAACGACTGCCCAATCCCAGGTACAAGTTCCACAGAAGAAGGACAAAAAATATGTGCCTCCATCCAATGTAGGTATAGAGCCATTAGGCGCCACTGCATTAAGAATTTGTTATGACCCagattttattatttacgTACTTAAACAAAGTGAAAAGTCATTACCAATCAAGAATATTGTACCAAGAGGTATCATTAACAGTGCCAACATCTGTTTCATGAGTTCGGTTCTTCaagttttattatcttgTGCACCATTTATAAACATATTAAATGTTGTTAGTATCAACAGTAATATCATGAAACCAGGTGTTAATCAAACAAAGCTGTTAGATGCATgcattaaattatattcaagATTCGACAAGGAATCATTTGAAGCtgagaaagaaaaagaaaaggaCAACGAGTCCAGCAGCAAGAAGCAAAGTAGTCAATATAATGCCAAGGCAACTGCTATTTCGCCAGAAGAATTTTATAAAGTTCTATCGACcatttctaaatttaaagacTTGAAGTGGGGCCATCAAGAAGATGCTGAAGAATTTTTAACCCATTTATTAGATCAACTTCATGAAGAGTTTATCAGTGTTATAGAATCATTAACTAATAACGAAGTCATGAATTTGATCAACAGCATTAGCGATGAAGAACTTAAGATATTCGTTATTAAGAATATTGCACAATATACGAAGGCAGGGTTTAATAAGACTCCTTCTCCTCAATTAAAGGccttattaaataaatattcaagCAGTATCGAATCTGAAGGTGATGGATGGCATGAGGTCAGTGGCTCTAGTAAAAAAGGTAAGAAAACCAAAACAGCAGCAAAGAGAACTGTGGAGGTCGAACCATCTCCTATATCTAACCTATTTGGTGGACAATTCCGTTCTGTTCTCGATATTCCAAACAACAAAGAGTCGCAATCTATAACATTAGATCCTTTCCAAACAATCCAACTAGATATTTCTGACAAAGAAACTGATACCATCGAATCAGCATTCAAGAAATTCAGTGAATACGAATTGCTTCCATTCAAAGCCTCGTCAGGGAATGACGTCGAAGCCAAAAAACAAACCTTCATTGACAGGTTACCACAAGTTCTACTGGTCCAATTGAAAAGATTTTCCTTTGTGAATAATGAAGACAAAGATAACAACATGATGAACTATAATTCGATCAACGGTCGTATTGAAAAGATACGTAAGAAGATAAGCTATGGTCACGAACTAGTTATTCCAGAAGAGAGTCTGTCGCCACACTCTTGGAGCCAAACGAACAGAAAATACCAATTGACCGGTGTCATCTACCATCATGGTCTAAGTTCTGATGGTGGCCACTACACTGCCGATGTCTTCAATAAGACCGCCGATAAATGGTACAGAATCGACGATATCAACATCACAGAGCTAAAGAAAGACGATGTCTTGAAAGGTGGCGAAGATGGTACTGACACAAGAACCGCATATATCTTAATGTACCAAAAGTTGTAA
- the SHU2 gene encoding Shu2p (similar to Saccharomyces cerevisiae SHU2 (YDR078C); ancestral locus Anc_8.203), producing the protein MSKPSKNMIYSKLFGNLINSRWKLDDTMISFLYYLFPRDLFVRALSLLDSGDMFIYLLESGPEEQVCEEAAVVHTGEDGTTHEQERSDDNGLENQQTRETLDSSNYQTFLEEFSRKLYDPGQSIPKRLIVKSNEDTDVPIYVDLGTWICSCGEYTERFQEAMTAGPSDASSQETNSKLSSILLTIKDDSSKFSDDKFAQIDAHSLSSQYYIDHSKLICPHLLAYSILLSSSQRTFRYFAIRNPTVLLIKITNLDEWLRLHINIVS; encoded by the coding sequence ATGAGCAAGCCATCtaaaaatatgatatatTCCAAGCTATTTGGGAACTTGATTAATTCAAGGTGGAAGCTAGATGACACAATGATATCGTTTCTGTACTATCTATTTCCTCGTGATTTGTTTGTGAGAGCTTTGTCGTTGTTGGACTCTGGTGatatgtttatttatttgctCGAGAGTGGACCAGAAGAGCAAGTGTGCGAAGAGGCTGCTGTGGTCCATACAGGTGAAGATGGCACTACACATGAGCAAGAAAGGAGTGATGACAATGGGCTCGAGAATCAACAAACAAGGGAAACACTGGATTCTAGTAACTACCAAACGTTTTTGGAAGAATTTAGTAGGAAGTTATATGACCCCGGGCAGAGTATCCCTAAAAGACTGATAGTGAAATCCAACGAGGACACAGACGTGCCAATTTATGTGGACTTGGGGACTTGGATCTGCTCTTGTGGTGAGTATACGGAACGATTCCAAGAGGCGATGACCGCCGGCCCCTCAGATGCATCTAGTCAAGAGACTAATAGTAAATTGAGTTCTATTTTACTGACTATTAAGGATGACTCTTCTAAATTTTCCGATGATAAGTTCGCTCAGATAGATGCACACAGTTTGTCAAGCCAGTACTACATAGATCACAGTAAACTGATCTGCCCACACTTGCTAGCGTATTCGATACTACTATCGTCTTCTCAAAGAACATTCCGTTATTTCGCAATAAGAAACCCCACAGTtctattgataaaaatCACAAACTTGGATGAGTGGCTTAGGTTGCACATCAACATAGTCAGTTGA
- the OXA1 gene encoding membrane insertase OXA1 (similar to Saccharomyces cerevisiae OXA1 (YER154W); ancestral locus Anc_8.206), which produces MFKRSIFGATNKLIRGPIRGRVTPASLLTNFRPQQSLIGAGIRFKSTAVDSTTQSGSEIQTTLPSFDELNDIVSSAGVTDQMANTVSDACNEIGYLNSIGMAQTWWWPADLVQHMLEYVHVYTGLPWWGTICTVTILVRLLMFPLYVKSSDTMARNSQIKPELDKINQELMSTTELADGQRVALKRKQLLAKHGIKNRWLVAPMLQMPLALGFFGGIRHMANYPVSGFTDQGILWFTDLSQADPYIGLQVITSMILISFTRMGGETGAQQFSPNMKKFFTILPLLSIPATMNLSSGVVLYFAVNSAFSILQTSVLRNKTLRKKLNIADIVVHDPSTTGPKKGIMETFRDNMAKSKAQAERRQKMQLAEKEKQELAKQNKANSKIKIVHRSQFKKNNTFFYLNDINQFLVYK; this is translated from the coding sequence ATGTTTAAACGATCAATTTTTGGTGCTaccaataaattaattCGTGGGCCAATTCGTGGAAGAGTCACACCTGCTTCCTTATTGACAAATTTCAGACCACAACAGTCTTTAATTGGTGCTGGTATCCGTTTTAAGTCTACTGCTGTTGACTCAACTACTCAATCTGGCTCTGAGATTCAAACTACCTTACCTTCATTCGATGAgttaaatgatattgtaTCTTCAGCTGGTGTCACCGACCAAATGGCTAACACGGTCTCTGATGCATGCAATGAAATTGGGTATTTGAACAGTATTGGTATGGCTCAGACATGGTGGTGGCCGGCCGATTTAGTCCAACATATGTTAGAATACGTTCACGTTTATACAGGACTACCATGGTGGGGGACAATTTGCACAGTTACAATTTTGGTCAGATTATTGATGTTTCCTCTCTACGTCAAGTCTTCTGATACTATGGCTCGTAATTCTCAGATAAAGCCAGAATTAGACAAGATAAATCAAGAACTAATGAGCACTACTGAATTAGCAGATGGTCAACGTGTTGCATTGAAGAGAAAACAATTATTGGCTAAGCACGGCATCAAAAATAGATGGTTGGTAGCTCCAATGTTGCAAATGCCTTTGGCATTAGGTTTTTTCGGGGGTATTAGACACATGGCTAATTATCCTGTTTCTGGTTTTACTGATCAAGGTATATTGTGGTTTACAGATCTTTCACAAGCTGATCCTTACATTGGTCTACAAGTTATTACTTCCatgattttgatttctttcACTAGAATGGGTGGTGAAACAGGTGCTCAACAATTTAGCccaaatatgaaaaaattctttACAATTTTACCACTGCTTTCAATCCCTGCTACAATGAACTTATCTTCTGGTGTTGTTCTATACTTTGCTGTTAATAGTGCTTTCTCTATTTTACAAACATCAGTCTTAAGAAATAAAACTttgagaaaaaaattaaacatCGCTGATATTGTAGTTCATGACCCATCTACCACGGGCCCTAAAAAAGGTATCATGGAGACATTCAGAGATAACATGGCTAAATCAAAGGCACAAGCTGAAAGAAGACAGAAGATGCAACTAGCTGAAAAGGAAAAGCAAGAATTAgctaaacaaaataaagcaaattctaaaataaaaattgttcATAGATCtcaatttaaaaaaaataatactttCTTTTACTTGAATGATATCAATCAATTTcttgtatataaataa
- the PET122 gene encoding Pet122p (similar to Saccharomyces cerevisiae PET122 (YER153C); ancestral locus Anc_8.205), whose product MSEDLRSQLYVQCLNREFDAALENFKSIPVNEMDYSLLKLYMNNSCQWGHFPSIQYIWYKYVMRNQALLIEPSLLCDMANMCVAENQSFMPNQIYMYYKKYYYKDQLSQSLPNNSQIEYELLKAKVESFAKTSKVGTLFQEKWYLFVKEMDNYLSPQVIFKVRDFPLLTESLRDLNIADLKQLLFTNGNIDIKNNSTPALLLNMSLLQPNEIFDDQIKFQLFKRFKEEFPALSLTDSVKILHHKFKDNMYLIQQLKMHAPSDDWVKIINE is encoded by the coding sequence ATGTCTGAAGATCTCAGATCTCAGTTATATGTGCAGTGCCTGAATAGGGAATTCGATGCTGCATTGGAAAACTTCAAGAGTATTCCTGTTAATGAGATGGATTATTCGCTTTTGAAACTGTATATGAACAATAGTTGCCAATGGGGTCATTTTCCATCAATTCAATACATCTGGTACAAATATGTGATGAGAAACCAAGCTCTACTAATCGAGCCAAGTCTGTTATGTGATATGGCAAATATGTGTGTGGCTGAAAACCAATCATTTATGCCAAATCAGATTTACATGTATtataagaaatattattacaagGACCAGCTGTCGCAGTCTCTACCCAACAATTCCCAGATCGAATACGAGCTACTTAAGGCCAAGGTGGAAAGCTTTGCCAAAACAAGTAAAGTTGGCACATTGTTTCAAGAAAAATGGTATCTATTTGTCAAGGAGATGGACAATTACCTCTCACCGCAAGTGATCTTCAAAGTACGAGACTTCCCCCTGCTTACAGAGAGTTTGAGGGACTTGAACATCGCAGATTTAAAGCAATTACTCTTCACAAATGGAAACATAGATATCAAAAACAACTCAACACCTGCGCTACTCCTAAACATGTCTCTGTTGCAACCAAACGAGATTTTTGATGATCAAATCAAATTCCAACTCTTCAAACGATTCAAGGAAGAGTTTCCAGCTCTGAGTCTCACTGATTCGGTCAAAATATTACACCATAAGTTTAAGGATAACATGTACTTGATCCAACAACTAAAGATGCATGCCCCATCAGATGATTGGGTCAAAATTATAAACGAGTAA